The Thermoflavifilum sp. genome contains a region encoding:
- a CDS encoding group III truncated hemoglobin — protein MKKAITSRADVEELVNRFYDRVKADDLLGPIFHDVARVNWDKHLPIMYDFWCSILLDEDVYHRNAMIPHLQLHKRYPLQEAHFQRWLQLFHETVNTYFEGEKAALAKLRATSIAGVMRTKLGLLQQIQTSHQK, from the coding sequence GTGAAAAAAGCCATAACCTCGCGTGCCGATGTGGAGGAGCTGGTCAATCGTTTTTATGATCGGGTAAAGGCCGATGACTTGCTGGGGCCGATTTTCCATGATGTGGCCAGAGTCAACTGGGATAAACATTTGCCCATCATGTATGATTTCTGGTGCAGTATTTTGCTGGATGAAGATGTGTATCATCGCAATGCCATGATTCCCCATCTGCAGCTGCATAAGCGCTATCCCTTACAGGAAGCGCATTTTCAACGGTGGCTGCAGTTGTTTCATGAAACCGTGAATACCTATTTTGAAGGAGAAAAAGCTGCGCTGGCAAAATTACGGGCTACATCCATCGCCGGGGTGATGCGCACGAAACTGGGTTTGCTTCAACAAATTCAAACTTCACATCAAAAATGA
- a CDS encoding M20/M25/M40 family metallo-hydrolase, protein MKNRFWMLVVFGALPGLFAQPAAGQSFPMQNPLIQKLVEQVSADSLQAYVHALVGFGTRHTLSSETDAHRGIGAARRWLVERLRTYSSSGGNRLIVEEDRWMLQPDGERVPFAHPIANVIATLPGTDTADHRIFMAGAHLDSRRSNVLDSIGDAPGANDDGSGVAALLEIARIIADQHFPATIKLVFFSGEEQGLYGSRHLADRAAREGWQIAALLNNDIIGQSTASETLQQDNTHIRVFSETIPAAETPQQARMRRMTGGDNDSPSRELARYLFEIAQKYVPNLDVVLIYRPDRFLRGGDHLPFQQKGYTAVRLTEYYENFTHQHQDIRQGNGILYGDLPQFMDFAYLRKNTALNLAALVSLASAPAGPPHVWLSAGELGNRTTLRWERPLHGQCVGYRVLMRDTDQPLWQRDFFTTDTTITLPYSKDNVLFAVQSIGANGDMSLPVFPEISR, encoded by the coding sequence ATGAAGAACAGGTTTTGGATGCTGGTGGTGTTTGGTGCCTTACCCGGCTTATTTGCACAACCGGCTGCCGGTCAGTCTTTCCCGATGCAGAATCCACTCATCCAAAAATTGGTCGAGCAGGTTTCTGCGGACAGTCTTCAGGCTTATGTCCATGCGCTGGTGGGTTTTGGCACCCGTCATACCCTGAGCTCAGAAACGGATGCCCATCGAGGTATCGGCGCAGCGCGCCGCTGGCTGGTCGAACGTTTGCGTACTTATAGCAGCAGTGGCGGAAACAGGCTGATCGTGGAAGAAGACCGATGGATGTTACAACCGGATGGAGAGCGTGTGCCTTTTGCCCATCCCATCGCCAATGTGATAGCCACGCTACCCGGTACGGATACAGCGGATCACCGCATTTTCATGGCCGGCGCACATCTGGACAGCCGGCGCAGTAATGTGCTGGATTCAATTGGCGATGCACCGGGTGCAAATGACGATGGAAGCGGGGTGGCTGCACTCCTCGAAATTGCCCGTATCATCGCCGATCAACATTTTCCGGCTACCATCAAACTGGTTTTTTTCAGCGGGGAAGAACAGGGCCTCTATGGTTCTCGTCACCTGGCCGACCGGGCAGCCCGTGAAGGATGGCAGATAGCCGCCCTGCTGAATAATGATATCATTGGTCAGTCAACCGCCAGCGAAACCTTACAGCAGGATAATACGCACATACGCGTGTTCAGCGAAACCATCCCGGCGGCAGAAACACCCCAACAGGCCCGCATGCGTCGCATGACCGGCGGCGATAACGATAGCCCTTCGCGTGAGCTGGCTCGTTATTTATTTGAAATCGCTCAAAAATATGTGCCCAATCTGGATGTGGTGCTGATATATCGGCCCGATCGCTTCCTCCGTGGCGGCGATCATCTGCCCTTTCAGCAAAAAGGATACACGGCCGTCCGCCTCACGGAATACTATGAAAACTTCACCCATCAACACCAGGATATTCGCCAGGGAAACGGTATCCTGTACGGCGATCTTCCGCAGTTCATGGATTTTGCTTATTTGCGAAAAAACACGGCACTCAACTTAGCCGCACTGGTGAGTCTGGCTTCCGCACCGGCAGGCCCGCCACATGTGTGGCTCAGCGCCGGTGAACTGGGCAATCGCACCACCCTGCGATGGGAACGGCCTTTGCACGGACAGTGTGTGGGCTATCGCGTGCTGATGCGCGATACCGACCAGCCTCTCTGGCAAAGGGATTTTTTTACGACCGATACCACCATCACCCTCCCTTATTCGAAAGACAATGTATTATTTGCCGTGCAGTCGATTGGTGCGAATGGCGATATGAGCCTTCCGGTGTTTCCGGAAATCAGCAGATAA